The sequence GTAATCGCTCTCGCCGGGTTCGCGGGGGCGGCAGACGCGCAGGCCGAAGTGGCGGTTCAGCCAATCGACCGTGGCCCGCAGCGCACCGGAATGGGCGAAGGGGCCGAAGTAACGGGCACCGTCCTCCTTTTTCAGCCGGGTCATCTGAAACCGCGGCCATGGCTCGTTCGGGTTGATCTTGAGGAGCAGGAAGCGCTTGTCGTCGCGGAACGAGACATTATAGCGCGGCCGGTAGTCCTTGATGAGCTTGCCCTCCAGGAGCAGGGATTCGGCCTCGTTGCGGACGATGTGGAACTCGAAATCGCAGATCGAGTCGATCAGGGCGCGGGTTTTCAGGTCGGCGCGGGTCTTCCGGGACGCGAGGAAGTAGGACGACATGCGCTTCCGCAGGTCGCGGGCCTTGCCCACGTAGATGATGGACCCGAGCCGGTCCTTCATCAAATACACCCCCGGCTGGTGGGGCACCTCCCGGAGCTTCGCCTTCAAATCGACCACGCCGGAATAAAGGGCAGGATGGGCAAAGTGCCAAGTGAAGAGGGCATTTCCCCGCCTACCGCTTTGGATTTCTGAAAGAAACCGTCCTCTGGCACCCGTAGGGCCGGGCGGCGGACCCGGGCTTGCTTCGCGGGGTTCGCTCGCTAGAATCCCGCGCAAGTTTCATGAAGTGCCGCCTCTTGACCGCCGCGCTGGCCGTATTGCCCGCGTTTTCCGCCTTTGCCCAGAACGCCGCCGGTGCCGCGGCCGCCCCCGTGGCGAAGCAAGGCCGGTTCGCCGAGCTGCTGGCGGCAGGCGGCACGGTGATGTATATCCTGCTGCTGATCTCGGTGGTGATGGTGGCGGTGGCGTTCACGCTGTTCCTGACGATCCGCCATCGCGCGGTGGTGACGGACCGGTTCATGTCCGACATGGAATCCGCCCTGCGCGCCGGTGACCTGAAGGGGCTGGGTGAAATTTCCCGCCGCAATTCGCAGCGGATGGCGGTGATCGTGCAGCAAACCGTCGATTTCATCCTCCAGAATCCGAACGCCGGGATGGACGAGATCCGCGAGGTGACCCAAACCGAAGGCACCCGCCAAGCATCCCAGCTCACCTCGCGCGTGAGCTATCTGGCGGACATCGGCTCGATCGCCCCGCTGGTCGGTCTGCTCGGCACCGTGATCGGCCTGACCGAATCCTTCTACGACCTCGCTGCCGGCAAGGAGGGTGTGCAGCAGCTCGAACTGACCTCCGGCATTTCCCACGCACTGGTGAACACCGCCGGTGGTCTGGTGGTGGCGGTGCCCGCGCTGATGCTCTACGCCTACTTCCGCGGCAAGGCCCAGCGGCTGGTGAACGAACTGGAAGCCGCGGCCACCCATTTCATCGTCCACCTGCAGATGCTGGCCAACCAGTCCCGCCCGGCTCCGGCCAAGGCAGCGGCCCGCCAGCAGCAGCCGCCGCAGCGCCCGGAGGCCGCCGGCCAGATGACCCCGCTGGCGCTGAATCCGCGCGATCTCCACGGGATTTGAGCCATGAAGCTTTCCACCCAGCAACCGCTCGGGCCGGCCCCGCTCCAGCTCGCCTCCATGATCGACATCATGTTGGTGCTGCTGATGTTCTTCATCCTGAGCTACCAGTTCGCGGCGGAGGAACGGTCGCTTGAAATCGCCGTTCCCACGGTGGCGGACGGAGCCCAGCACAACCAGCAGCGCGGTGAGATCCTGATCAACGTGAAGGCGGACGGCACGGTGATCGTGGAGAAGAAGAACCTCACCCGCCCGGAATTGACCGAACGCCTTTCCGCGATTGCCAAGGTTTACAAGAACCAGCCGGTGCGCCTGCGGGGCGACGCGAGCTGTCCGTACCAGACCATCGTGGAAATTATCGATCTTTGCCAAAAGGCCGGAATCTGGAACATTTCCTTCGCCACGCAGAAGCCGCAGCCTCAGAACTGACGGTCGCGCCTGCATCCGGCATCTATCCGACCGTACATGAAACGTTCCCTCGCCTTCCTGCTGCTGGCCGCCGCGCCGCTCACGGCCCAGGTCCCACAGGCCCAGCCCGTCGATCCCGCGCTCCAGGCGGACCCGGGCAACGACATGTTCCAACGGGGGAAAAACCTCTACGACCAAGGACGCGCCGGGACCACACCGGAAGCCCGCGCCGAAATGCTCCAGCGCGCGGCGGCGGTCTTCAATGACTACCTGACCCAGTTCCCGAACCACGCGAACTCCGAGCCGGCGTGGCTCTACATGGGGCAGAGCCTTTACCTCTCCGGCAAGGTGGATGAGGGCAAGCGCTGCTTCCAGACGCTGATCAACCGCTTCGGCAAGGGACCGTGGGTGGGCGCCGCCGCCTACACGCTGGCGATCGACTATTACAACAAGAAGGACTACCAGACCGCGGCTCCCCTGTTCCAGAAATACGGGGACAACGCCAACCGCCCGGAGGACAGCACGCGCGGCTACTTCTACGCCGCGGAGAGCTACCGCTACCAGAACCAGGACCGGCTGGCGGCCGACCTTTACCGCAAGGTGATCAACGACGCGGCCTCCG comes from Luteolibacter sp. LG18 and encodes:
- a CDS encoding MotA/TolQ/ExbB proton channel family protein, translating into MKCRLLTAALAVLPAFSAFAQNAAGAAAAPVAKQGRFAELLAAGGTVMYILLLISVVMVAVAFTLFLTIRHRAVVTDRFMSDMESALRAGDLKGLGEISRRNSQRMAVIVQQTVDFILQNPNAGMDEIREVTQTEGTRQASQLTSRVSYLADIGSIAPLVGLLGTVIGLTESFYDLAAGKEGVQQLELTSGISHALVNTAGGLVVAVPALMLYAYFRGKAQRLVNELEAAATHFIVHLQMLANQSRPAPAKAAARQQQPPQRPEAAGQMTPLALNPRDLHGI
- a CDS encoding biopolymer transporter ExbD, which gives rise to MKLSTQQPLGPAPLQLASMIDIMLVLLMFFILSYQFAAEERSLEIAVPTVADGAQHNQQRGEILINVKADGTVIVEKKNLTRPELTERLSAIAKVYKNQPVRLRGDASCPYQTIVEIIDLCQKAGIWNISFATQKPQPQN